In Campylobacter sp. MIT 99-7217, the DNA window CTTATTAGCCAAAACAAATACTGCAAGCAAGGCTTATATAAAACATGAGCTTCAAAACAACATAAGCGATATTGAATTTATCTACACTCTTTGTGCAAAATATGGCTTTTTAGCCTGCATAAAAGAACAAACCCTTATCATCATAGAGCAAAAACAAGCCGCACAAGATGGCATAAAAGGTGGAACTAGCCAAGTTGGAGGCATTAAATACAGCTTAGATATAAGCGAGCTTAGTGATTTAAATATCAGTGTTAAAAACCGCAATGATTATTCAGGTGTAAAGCTTTCTTATCAAGATATAGAACAAGGCCTAATTAAAAGCGTGCTAAGTGGAAATGATAAGGGCTGTGTTTATGAGCTAAAAATAGCTGGGGTAAAAAATGAAAGTGAGGCTTTAAATTTAGCAAATGCCAAGCTTAATGCTTTAAACAAAGGTTCATATGAAGGAAGCTTTAGCATGATAGGCAAAAATATCAAAGCAGGAGCAAGCCTAGAAATAAGCGGTATCGATGAAAAGGCTATTTTTAGTATTAAAGATGTAAGACATGATTTTTCTTTGAGTGGCTATACGATAAGTGTGAATTTTGAGGGATAAACAAAATGAAAGGAGAAAAAATGACAAATTTAAGTTCAAAGGATATTTTCTGGGGGGGGGGGGGGATGAAAAAAGCCTCTTTGAAAAAGCAGATTTAAGCCCTAGTTTTCCAAAGCCCTCTAAAAAGCTTTTAAAGCCTAGTTTAACAAAGCTAAAAGCTCCTTTTGCATGGGTGGGTGGCAAGTCTTTTTTAGCGCGTCAAATCATTGCTTTAATGCCAGCACATGAGCGTTATGTCGAGGTTTTTGGTGGGGCTTTGAGCGTGCTTTATCAAAAGAGTAAAAGCAAGCAAGAAATTATCAATGATATCAATGATGAGCTTATAAATCTTCATAAAGTCATACAAACAAAGCCCTTAAGCTTAATGAATGCTTTGCAAAACTTGCTCATTTCTCGCAAGCTTTTTGAGTGGATTAAAAATAAGCAATTAAGCCCTAGAAATGACATTGAAAAGGCAGCGTTTTATTATTATTTAATCGCTTTTTCTTTTGCAAGCAAGGGGTTACATTTTTCACATACAAAGGTGCGAGCAAGTGCGATTTACAAGGATTTTAAACCCTTTTCAAAGAGGCTTAAAGGTGTTTTTATCGAAAACAAGAGCTTTGAATATATACTTAAAAACTATGATGATGAGAACACACTTTTTTACCTTGATCCACCCTATGTGAATACTGAAAAGTATTACCAAAACACTTCAGTCTTTGGGGAGCATGAGCTTTTAGCTGAGCTTTTAAAGGGTGTGAGGGGTAAATTTATGCTTTCTTACAATGATAATGAGCTTATAAGAGAACTTTACAAGGGCTTTTTTATCAAGGAACTAGAGCTAAGATACACACTGAATAATAAAAATAAAGGCAAGATGAGCAAAGAGCTTTTAATAATGAATTTTAAGCCTTAAAATTAATAAAGCTATATGCGAGGATAATGAACAAGATTTTTAAAAATCAAAGATAAAAGTTAAGGGATATAGGCATAACTGAGCTTATAAGTTAAATGATTTAAACCTAGTAAAATTTAAATTAAAGAGGAAAAATTTGATATTTTTTAGCTTAAAATAAATTAAAATTTCGTGTTTCAAATCAAAGTGAAAAAGTAGCCACTTTGATTTTAAGCGTCAAATGACTTTGATTTGAAAAGCGGGGTTATAGTGGCGTAGCTATGATATAACGGCGTTTTATGGCTAAATTTAAAAACAAATCAAGCCTCTCATCAGCTCTTTTTTGATTTTCCACACTACAACCTATGATCACATTATCATAGCCCTCACCCCAGTCCTTTGGCAAGCATTCTTGCAATCTTTCTATACGCTTTGTGAAGAAAATAAAATCACAATCCTTTCGTATCCTCATCATCTGCCAAACACTAGCTCTTAGCTCATCAGCTTCTTTAAGTAAAAAATCACTACTAAAACAAGTATAAATCAAAGAATTTGAGGGGATTTTATAGCTTTTATCACGCTTTTTAGCAAGTGGGAGTGAAAAATTTTGTGTTTTATATAAGCTTCTTGTATCTTTGTTATGAAGTTTATCTATGGTATAGATAAAGCAGTTTAAACAACCCTCACTTTTTTTGATACAGCCATGCCAAGGATTATAAGAAAATTCTTGCATTTAAGCCTTATAGTTTTTCATCGCAGCCCTTGCTTCTAAGTTTGCTTGCTTTTTCTTTAGGCTTTCGCGTTTATCGTGTAAATTTTTACCCTTTGCAAGAGCTAGGGTGGCTTTTGCTTTGTTTTTGTGGTTAAAATAAAGCTCTAAAACCACAAGCGTAAAGCCTTCTATGCTCACTTTTCCTAGAAGTTTATCAATTTGCTTGCGATGCATTAAAAGCTTTCTTGCTCCTCTTTCTTCGTGGCGGAAATGCGAATTTGTGGTATTTAGATACGAAATATGAGCATTTAATAAAAAAAGTTCGCCTTTTATGATACGCACAAAACTATCCTTTAAATTTGCCCTACCTTGCCTTAAAGCAACAACCTCACTTCCCTTAAGCACTATGCCAGCTTCAAATTTTTCAAGTATGCTAAAATCAAAAAGTGCTTTTTTATTTCTTGCGATGATTTTCATTGTGCCACCTTAAAAACGCTACTTCCGCTACCACTTAAAAAATACCCCTGATCTAAAAATTCTTTCATATCAGCATAGATTTTAACACAAGGAGCAAAAAGATCGTTTAAGATTGCATTTTGTCCCTCTTCTAGGATCTTTTTAGAGCTTTGTTTTTGCATATTTTTTGCTAAATTTAAATTCTCATAAAAATCAAACTCGCCCCTATCAAACTCATCATAAACAGCCTTAGTGGAACATTTGACATTTGGAAAAGAAAAATCAAGCCTTGGTATCACATCTTCATGCTCTTTTACAAGCTCGCCTATCCCACTTACATTTGCACTAAAAAAGCCACTTAAAAAAAATGGCACATCAGCACCCAAACAAAGCCCAAGTTGCATAAGTTTGGAATTTGAAATTTTTAAATTTAATTCTTCATTCATCATTTTTAGAAAACAAGCAGCATCAGAACTGCCTCCACCAAGTCCTGCAAAGGTGGGGATATTTTTTACAAGTTTTAAACTTAAATGCTTAAAACACTCCTCAAGCTCTCTTTCAAAGCCCTCTTTACAAAGTAAATGATAGGCTTTTTTTATGATATTATCCTCGCATTCAAAATCACTGATAATCTCAAAACCATCTTGAGTTTTTTCATAAGTCAAGCTAAGCTCATCATAAAAATTTTCAAGTAAAATAAAACGAGAATTTAAAAGATGATAGCCTCTTTTATCAATGCCAACGATTTTTAAAAAGATATTTGCCTTTGCATAAGCTTTCATATTTATTTCTTAATTTTCTTACTCAAATCATCAAGCTTAACGCTTTTGCTTGCTATGGAATGTAAATTTTCATCTTTGATTTGATTGAGCAATTCTTTTCTTAAGATCATCAAGGATTTAGGAGCTTTGATAGCAACCTTGCTTACGCCCTTTGTACTTGAAATGATCTTAATCTCAACATCTTCTCCTATTTGTATGCTTTCGCCATCTTTTCTTGTTAAAACTAACATTTTTCAACCTTATTTAAAATATATTTCACAAGCTTATCTTTTACGCTGATGAGAGCAAAATTATTTTTTGTTTGTATAAAATACTCGCCATCTTCTTGAAATGCCAACTCCTCAAGAGCAATCTTAGTTCCATTTTCAAGCTTACTAACATCATCTAAAAAATTTTCTTTTACATTTAGGTATTCTAACACATTTAAACTTTTTTCTTGATTATAAACAAATTTTCCCTCGCTAAGCCTTTCTAAACTACTCAAAGTAGCGTTAATGCCAAGCTTTTTGGCAAAAATTTCACAATACGATCTTATATAAGCACCCTCGCTTACACTCAAACGCAAATTCAAAAAAGGGTGTGTGTAATGTAAAATTTCACTTGAATAAATTTGCATTTTGCAAGGTTTTAGCGGTGCTATTTCGCCCCTTTTGGCAAATTCATACGCTCTTTTTCCCTCTATTCTTTTAGCACTAAATTGAGGTGGAAAAAACTCAAGTTCGCCCAAAAGCTCATTTTTAAGCTCTTCTAAACGCTCTAGCTTAAAAGCGGGTAGGGTTTTGATCTCTGTGATATTTCTATCATCAAGGCTTAAGGATTTAACCCCCAGCCAAAGCGTGGCTTTATAGACTTTTGGGGTTTTTTTGAGAAAACGAAAAAGTTTGGTGTATTGATCAAAAGCGATGATTAAAACGCCCTTTGCAAAGGGATCTAAAGTGCCTGAGTATCCAGCCTTTTTGATCTTGTATTTTTTCTTTAAGCTTGCCAAAAAGGCGTTAGAACTCATTTGAGCGGGTTTAAAGCCCACAAAAAGCCTATTCATACAACTTTTTCCACAAAGCTTGAAAGTATGGTTCTTTCAATACCACCAAAATTTATCACAAGCCTAAAATCAGCCCCGCTTTTGCTAACATCAATCACCCGTCCTATGCCAAAAATTTTATGCTTGATCAAATCGCCCTTTTTAAAGTCTAAATTTAAGCTTTCTTTTTGAGCAAAATCTTGTTTCAAAACAGCCTCGTTTAAAAATCTACTCTCATGCAAATAATTTCTAGAGCCTCTGTAAAATCTTGAATTTACAGCACTCAAAACCAAGGATTTTTTTGCTCTTGTTATGGCTACATAAGCAAGTCTTCTTTCTTCTTCTATATCGCTTTCTTCGCTTGTTAAAGGAAAGAAATTCTCCTCAAGCCCCACGATAAAAACATGATCAAACTCAAGTCCCTTACTTGCGTGTATGCTCATCAAAAAAACACTATCCCCAAAGGCTTCATCTTGATCGCTTAAAAGAGAAATTTCATTTAAAATATCCTCCAAGCTCTCATAAAGCCCTTCTTTTATGCCCTCTTTTTTCTCAGCATAAAACTCATCGACATTTCGCACTCTATCCTCACCATTATCAAGGCTTTGATAAAATTCCTTAAGCTTAAATTTACTCTCAAGCACATCAAAGACTTTATCAAGGCTTTGAGCCTCCAAAACAGCCTTAACATTTTCTATAAAAAGCCCTAATTCCTCATCAAGTTTTTTACTAAAAAATCCACTCCCTTGCACATTACACAAGGCTTCAAATAAAGAAATTTGATTTTTTTTTGCATGTTCTTCAAGCTTGCTTAAGCTACTTTGTCCAAAGCCTCTTTTTGGGCGGTTTATAATGCGTTTAAATGAAAAATCATCGTTGGTATTGACAAAAAACCTAAGATAAGCAATGATATCCTTAATCTCAGCCCTTTCATAAAATCTCATTCCACTAAGAATTTTAAAAGCGATTTTTTCTTTCATCAAGGCTTCTTCAAGGCTTCTTGAAAGAGCATTGACCCTGTAAAGTATGGCTATTTCATTTGCTTCTACGCCTTTTTGCAAAAGCTTTTTGATCGCTTTAGCAATTTGCAAACTCTCGCTTTTTTCGTCTAAATTTCTATAAATTTGCACCTCATCGCCTGCTTCTCTGGTACAAAGAAGTTTTTTTCCAAGTCTTTTTTGATTGTTAGCTATAAGTGCGTTTGCTGCGTTTAAGATAGCCTTGCTTGAGCGGTAATTTTGCTCAAGTTTTACAAGCTTAACATGATCAAATTCGCTTTGAAAATTTAAGATATTTTCTATCCTAGCACCTCGCCAAGCATAAATACTTTGATCATCATCGCCCACAACGCAGATATTTTGATGAGCGCTACAAAGATTTTGAATGAGCCTATATTGCAAGGCATTTGTATCTTGATACTCATCAACAGTGATATAATGATAAAATTTACTTTGCTCCTTTTTAAAAGCCTCGTCCTTTTCTAAAATTTCGTTGCTTAAAAGTAGCAAATCATCAAAATCCACAAAATTATGCCTCAAAAGCATTTCTTGATAAAATTGATAAGCCTTAGCGATTTGCTCAAATTTTTCTATCCTTTGGGCTTGATTTGACATGGTTTTGATAAGCTCAAGCTCTTCAAAGACTTCTTTTAGGTTTTTTGAATCATTTTTGAAATTTGAAATGGCGTTTAAAACGCTACTTGAGCTTAGTTTTGAATTTGTGCCTAAAAACTCTTTGATGATCTTTTTTTGATCGTCTGTGTCAATGACAATGAAGTTATTTTTTCTTTCTAATTTTTCTATATACATTCTTAAAAACAAAAGCCCAAATTTATGAAAGGTGCAAAGCAAGGGCGAGGCTTGAACTTGATTTTTAATAAGGCTTAAAGCCCTTGTTTTCATGACTTGTGCAGCTTTGTTTGTAAAGGTTAAAGTAAGGGTTGAGCTTGCATCAATACCCACTTCATCGATCAAGTAAGCAAGCCTTGTTGTTATGGTTTTAGTTTTTCCTGAGCCAGCACCTGCTAAGATGAGCATAGCACCATCGATATGCTTAACTGCTTCGATTTGGCTGGGATTTAAGCCTTCTAAGAGTTTCATTTTTTGTATTCATCTTTGAGGCTATTTAAGAACATATTTTTTGATTTTTCGATCAAATCTTGTTTTTCTTGCTTTCTTTTATAAAGAGCAAAATTAACAAAAATCACCTCTCTTCCCACTTGAATTTGATTAATAGCTCCCAAATCAACACTTACAAAGGTAGCAAAATCATCAGGTCCAAAGCCCGCATGAAAGGTAATTTTTTCTTTTTCAAGATTTATGGATTCAAAGGTATAACCTGCTAAAATATACAAAGCATAGGGTTCTTTTGTGTTTAAATTTTCTGGTAGTTTTGGCTCAAAGCTTACAAAATGAGTATTTACAACTATGCCAAATTCTACATTTTGTGCCACTAAGCTTGCTATGACCTCATGACAATGCTTTATCATAAGTTTTACAAAGGAATCATTGCTTAAAATTCTTTCGCTCATATTTTTAATTCCATAAATTCATTGATGAGCTTTTCAACCTCTTTAATCCCAAGCTCCCAAAAATTTTCATCTTCTATATCAAAACCAAAGCTTGAAATCAGTTCCTTTGGAGACTTGCTTCCCCCACTTTTAAGTAAATCAATATATAAACTTGTAAAATTTTCACAAGCCTTGCTTTTATAAAGCCCATAAAGTGCTAATACAAGAAGTTGTGCATAAGCATAAGCATAGCAATAAAATGGCGAATGTATGAAATGTGGGATATAAGACCACCAAAGCTCATAATTTTGTGTCAAAATAACACTTTCGCCAAACATTTTTTTAGACTCTTCTAGCCAAATTTCATTGATTTGCTCACTTTTTAGCTCTTCTTTATGCTCATGAATGCGTCTTTCAAAGGTTGTAAAATTAATCTGCCTATAAAGAGTAGCAAAAACATCTTCGATTTTAGAGGCATAAACTCCTACAAGTTCTTCTTTACTAAGCCTATCTTTAACAAAGTCAAACACAAGCATTTCAGCAAAAACTGAAGCTGTTTCAGCTGTCGTTAAAGGCGTATCTTGACTTAAAAAATTTACACTATAACTTAATTTTTGATGAATGGTATGACCAAGCTCATGTGCTAGGGTAAATAAATCCCTATGTCTTCCGGTAAAATTAAGCATGATATAAGGGTGAGCATCAGGGGTGGTGCTGTGAGAAAAAGCTCCTCCTCTTTTATTTTCCCTAGGATAAACATCGATCCACCTTTCATCAAAGGCTTTTTTTGCGATATTTGCAAACTCAGGAGAAAAGGCATTAAATGCCTTTAAAACAAGCTCTTTGCTTTGTTCATATTTTACGCTTATTTCTTTACCGATAGGTGCGTAACGATCATAATCTTTCAAGTTTTTAAAACCTAAAATTTGCTTTTTCTTTTTATAAAAAAGACTCACAAGATCAAAATGTTTTTCAGTTGTTTTGATGAGAGCATCAACGCTTTTTTGAGTGATTTGATTGCTTATGTGTCTGGATTCTTCAGCATTTTCATAGCCTCTTAGCTCACAAACTATTTTTCTTTCGCTTTTTATCATATTAAAAACATAAGTATTTAAGTCTAAATTTGCTTTCAAAGCCTTGCTAAATTTCTTTGCAGCCTTTTTTCTGATCTTTCTATCTTCATTATAAAGCTTGCTTAGCATTTCTTCTTCGCTCAAGCTTTTGCCCTCAAAGCTCACTCTCAAGCGACTCATATTCTCATCAAAAAGCCTTGAAAAGGCATTTGCACCCGTGTTTGAAAGATAAAGCATAATGCGTTCTTCTTTTTGGGTGAGATTGTGTTTTTTATTTTTAAGTAAATTTGAAAGATAAAAGGCATATTCGCTTAAATTTTTGATAAACTCAGCACTTTTTTCTTCATCAAGCTCGCAAAATTCAAGCTCAAAAAAGATCAAATTCTCTTCGGCTTTCTTACATTCATTTTCATATTTTGCCAAAAAACCGCCCTTGCTTGTATCGCCTGCAAAATGCAAATACACATAAGACATGATTTTAGATATATTTTGTAAAATTTGCTCATAAGTTTTTAAGGCTTTAGTAAATTTAGAACTATCCAAAAGCCCAAGTTTTCCCTCATAATCACGCCTAAATTTTAAAGACTGCTCTATACTTTTTTCAAGGCAAAGCTTTAAAGCCTTTTCGTCTTCAAATAAATCCTTTAAATTCCATTCATTTTTGTGCATAATTTTCCTTTTTTATTGTTCTAAAATGACTTTTTTTAAAGCCGCCATTCTTATAGCTACACCATGTTTTACTTGTTTTAAAACAAGAGATCTTTCATCAGCTAAGACCTCATCACTTATATCTACATTTCTATGAACTGGTCCTGGGTGCAAGATAATAAGCTTTTGATCCTCAATCAAATCTTTCGTGATACAAAAATCATTCGCATAGTCTTTCAAAGAGCCATAAATTTGCTTTTGATGTCTTTCAGTTTGAGTTCTAAGGCTCATTATAACATCGCTTTGCTTGATTAAATTTTTATCAAGCTTATAAAACTGCTTCAAAGAAGTTTTTGGCATAAAATGAGGTGGTGCAACTAAGATGATTTCAAGTCCAAAACGCGTTAAAAGCTCTATATTTGAATTTGCTACTCTAGAATTTTTTATATCGCCTACGATGATAACTTTTTTGCCCCTTACATCGCCCTTAAAATGTTCATAAATCGTAAAAAGATCAAGTAAAGCTTGGGTTGGGTGGGCATGCTTACCATCGCCTCCGTTTAAAACAGGACAATGCACATGCTTTGCTAGGCTCAAAGGCACGCCTGAGTGCTGATGTCTTACGACTATAGCACTAGGATTCATTGCGTCTAAATTTGCAGCTGTATCAAAAAGTGTTTCGCCCTTACTTGAGCTTGAACGCGAGACATCAAGCCTCAAAACCTTTGCATTAAGCCTTTTTGCCGCCGTTTCAAAAGACGAAAGCGTGCGTGTTGAGTTTTCAAAAAAAATCGTCGTGATACTCTTGCCCTTGAGAAGTTCTCTTGGCTTTTCATCTAAAAACTCTTTAGCGTCTTTAAAAAGTGCTAAAATTTCTTCTTTGCTAAAGTCTTTTGTCGTGATGAGATGTTTCATTTATTCTACCTTGCTTCATTTTTAAATTCTAACAAAGATAAACTTAATAAATATTTACTTCCTAAAGATTAATTTTCATTTAATCAACTTCAAGTAAAATGCGTTTTATGAAAATTTGAGATTTTGTATCTTGATTTTCTAAATTTTTTTAAAGGATACTTATGTATTTATTTACTTCCGAGGTGGTGAGTGCTGGACATCCTGACAAATGTGCGGACATCATTGCCGATACCATTGTGGATACGCTCTTGATTGCTGATAAGGATTCAAGAGTTGCAAGTGAGGTTTTCGTTGCAGGAAACAAGGTTGTAATTGGAGGCGAGGTCAAATCAAAACACAAGCTAAGCAAGGCTGATTATGAAAACATAGTCAAGCAAAGCCTTGCAAAGATAGGTTATGATGGCAAATCAAGCTTTACCAAAGAACAGTGCCTTCATCCTGATGATTTAGAAGTTTTGGTTTTTTTAAGAGAGCAAAGCCCTGATATTAATCAAGGAGTTGATCAAAAAAGCGGAGAAATAGGAGCTGGGGATCAGGGCATTATGTTTGGTTTTGCAAGTAATGAGGCAGCTGAGTTTATGCCAGCAGCCATTTCTTATGCCAGAATGCTTTGTGATAAGGTCTATGAGTATGCTAAGGCTCATCCAAATGAGCTTGGGGTGGATATTAAAACCCAGGTTACTATTGATTATGAGAGCAAGGAAAATTTTGAAAATTGTAAGCCAAAAAGCATACATACCATAGTTATTTCAGCTCCTTGTGTTGAAAATATGGCTATAGATAAGCTTAGAGCCTTGATAAACAAGCTCATCTTAGAAACAAATTTACCAAAAGAACTTTTTGATCCTAACAAAACTAGAATTTTAATCAATCCCACTGGAAAATATGTAAATCACAGCTCCTTACACGATAGTGGTCTTACAGGGCGTAAGCTCATTGTTGATAGCTTTGGAGGATATTCTCCTATTGGAGGTGGCGCTCAGTCAAGCAAGGATTATACTAAGGTTGATAGAAGTGGGCTTTATGCAGCAAGATGGCTTGCTAAAAATATAGTAGCAGCAGGACTTGCTAAAAAATGCGTGGTGCAGCTAAGTTATGCTATAGGAGTGGCTGAACCAACCTCAGTAAGTGTTGATTGTATGGGGACAAATACTAGGCTTGATGATAATTTTTTAAGCGATTTTGTGATTAAAAGCTTTGCTCTTACTCCAAATTGGATAAAGAATAAATTTGAGCTAGATAAGCCAAGGGCTGGGCATTTTTTATATGCTGATGTAGCAGCCAGAGGTCAGGTGGGACAAAAGGATTATCCTTGGGAAAGACTTGATGCCATAGAGCTTTTTAAGGGACTTTAAAAAATTAATGGTGTATTTGGATCAAATACACCATATTTTTAAAATTTAATACTAAATTATATCAAATATCATTTTTTTATTTATCTAAAAAGGTTAAAAATCTTTAGCTATCAGCTTTTATTTAAATTAAAATTCTCAAAGTAAAGTAAAGGTATATTTCTCATTCATTTCAGTTCTTATTTATTTTAAAAATGATAATATTTAATAAAAATTTGCAATACACTTTGGGGAGATATCTTATGAAAAAATACCTTATTTTACTTGTATCTATGCTTGTTTTTTGGGGTTGTTCTACAAAGCAAGAAAAGGTTCTTGATAAGCTAGAAAATCAAACAAGTTTTAGCATTAAAGACAATCTTGAAGCTAAAGACATTAGCTATAATGAGCTTATAGAAAAATTAAAAGATTATGATATTGTCATTATTGGAGAATTTCATGACAATGTTGATCATCATCTTGCAGAACTTGCTCTTGTTAAAAGTCTAGAAACTTATGGAAAACGCAGTGTTGCCTTTGAAATGTTTAACACAGATAGACAAAAATTTATAGATAAGGCAAAGACAAATAAAGACAAAATAGAAGCAAAAGATTTAGCTAAAGCCTTACACTGGCAAGAAGATTGGTATTGGGAAGATTATCAAAATGTCGTTTCTTATGTATTTTACTCAGACAATAAACTTCTTGCTGCAAATTTAAATGAAAAAGAACTTGATCTCATTTATAGCGGAAAAAAGCTAAAGCCCTTAAAAGGCGAGCTTTCAACCTCTTTAGAAGTAAAAACCAAGCTTAAAGATCTTATCAATAGCTTTCATTCTATGTCAGAAGAAGCTTCAAATACCTTTGTAGAAATGCAAATGAGAAAAGATCGCTCTATGGCTGAAGTGCTTTTAAAATCTAAAGAGCCTGTTATTTTAATTTGTGGAATGTTTCATGCAAGCAAAGATGTAGGCATTACTTTACATATCAAAGACTTAGATAAGACAAATAAAAAGGTTGCTGTCATCGCTCTTGATCCTGAAGGTATGAGCAATGCAAATACAGAAGCTGATTTTGTTTTTCACATAAACTACAAAGATGACGAGGAGAAAAAATGATACGAAT includes these proteins:
- a CDS encoding DUF5131 family protein; translated protein: MQEFSYNPWHGCIKKSEGCLNCFIYTIDKLHNKDTRSLYKTQNFSLPLAKKRDKSYKIPSNSLIYTCFSSDFLLKEADELRASVWQMMRIRKDCDFIFFTKRIERLQECLPKDWGEGYDNVIIGCSVENQKRADERLDLFLNLAIKRRYIIATPL
- a CDS encoding carbon storage regulator, with product MLVLTRKDGESIQIGEDVEIKIISSTKGVSKVAIKAPKSLMILRKELLNQIKDENLHSIASKSVKLDDLSKKIKK
- the smpB gene encoding SsrA-binding protein SmpB — protein: MKIIARNKKALFDFSILEKFEAGIVLKGSEVVALRQGRANLKDSFVRIIKGELFLLNAHISYLNTTNSHFRHEERGARKLLMHRKQIDKLLGKVSIEGFTLVVLELYFNHKNKAKATLALAKGKNLHDKRESLKKKQANLEARAAMKNYKA
- a CDS encoding aspartate carbamoyltransferase catalytic subunit produces the protein MKHLITTKDFSKEEILALFKDAKEFLDEKPRELLKGKSITTIFFENSTRTLSSFETAAKRLNAKVLRLDVSRSSSSKGETLFDTAANLDAMNPSAIVVRHQHSGVPLSLAKHVHCPVLNGGDGKHAHPTQALLDLFTIYEHFKGDVRGKKVIIVGDIKNSRVANSNIELLTRFGLEIILVAPPHFMPKTSLKQFYKLDKNLIKQSDVIMSLRTQTERHQKQIYGSLKDYANDFCITKDLIEDQKLIILHPGPVHRNVDISDEVLADERSLVLKQVKHGVAIRMAALKKVILEQ
- a CDS encoding ATP-dependent helicase, encoding MKLLEGLNPSQIEAVKHIDGAMLILAGAGSGKTKTITTRLAYLIDEVGIDASSTLTLTFTNKAAQVMKTRALSLIKNQVQASPLLCTFHKFGLLFLRMYIEKLERKNNFIVIDTDDQKKIIKEFLGTNSKLSSSSVLNAISNFKNDSKNLKEVFEELELIKTMSNQAQRIEKFEQIAKAYQFYQEMLLRHNFVDFDDLLLLSNEILEKDEAFKKEQSKFYHYITVDEYQDTNALQYRLIQNLCSAHQNICVVGDDDQSIYAWRGARIENILNFQSEFDHVKLVKLEQNYRSSKAILNAANALIANNQKRLGKKLLCTREAGDEVQIYRNLDEKSESLQIAKAIKKLLQKGVEANEIAILYRVNALSRSLEEALMKEKIAFKILSGMRFYERAEIKDIIAYLRFFVNTNDDFSFKRIINRPKRGFGQSSLSKLEEHAKKNQISLFEALCNVQGSGFFSKKLDEELGLFIENVKAVLEAQSLDKVFDVLESKFKLKEFYQSLDNGEDRVRNVDEFYAEKKEGIKEGLYESLEDILNEISLLSDQDEAFGDSVFLMSIHASKGLEFDHVFIVGLEENFFPLTSEESDIEEERRLAYVAITRAKKSLVLSAVNSRFYRGSRNYLHESRFLNEAVLKQDFAQKESLNLDFKKGDLIKHKIFGIGRVIDVSKSGADFRLVINFGGIERTILSSFVEKVV
- the truB gene encoding tRNA pseudouridine(55) synthase TruB (catalyzes isomerization of specific uridines in RNA to pseudouridine; responsible for residues in T loops of many tRNAs); translated protein: MNRLFVGFKPAQMSSNAFLASLKKKYKIKKAGYSGTLDPFAKGVLIIAFDQYTKLFRFLKKTPKVYKATLWLGVKSLSLDDRNITEIKTLPAFKLERLEELKNELLGELEFFPPQFSAKRIEGKRAYEFAKRGEIAPLKPCKMQIYSSEILHYTHPFLNLRLSVSEGAYIRSYCEIFAKKLGINATLSSLERLSEGKFVYNQEKSLNVLEYLNVKENFLDDVSKLENGTKIALEELAFQEDGEYFIQTKNNFALISVKDKLVKYILNKVEKC
- a CDS encoding phage late control D family protein, with the translated sequence MVKKPAFKLLAQGKDITNKINANLISLSFDDKAKDESDEISLSLNGLFKRANFGDKLELYLGFEGSLYKCGTFSLNSFSKNYSSKTTDIKATAINFASNIKNKKSRTWADTNLGDIALKIAKENNLLAKTNTASKAYIKHELQNNISDIEFIYTLCAKYGFLACIKEQTLIIIEQKQAAQDGIKGGTSQVGGIKYSLDISELSDLNISVKNRNDYSGVKLSYQDIEQGLIKSVLSGNDKGCVYELKIAGVKNESEALNLANAKLNALNKGSYEGSFSMIGKNIKAGASLEISGIDEKAIFSIKDVRHDFSLSGYTISVNFEG
- a CDS encoding M3 family oligoendopeptidase — translated: MHKNEWNLKDLFEDEKALKLCLEKSIEQSLKFRRDYEGKLGLLDSSKFTKALKTYEQILQNISKIMSYVYLHFAGDTSKGGFLAKYENECKKAEENLIFFELEFCELDEEKSAEFIKNLSEYAFYLSNLLKNKKHNLTQKEERIMLYLSNTGANAFSRLFDENMSRLRVSFEGKSLSEEEMLSKLYNEDRKIRKKAAKKFSKALKANLDLNTYVFNMIKSERKIVCELRGYENAEESRHISNQITQKSVDALIKTTEKHFDLVSLFYKKKKQILGFKNLKDYDRYAPIGKEISVKYEQSKELVLKAFNAFSPEFANIAKKAFDERWIDVYPRENKRGGAFSHSTTPDAHPYIMLNFTGRHRDLFTLAHELGHTIHQKLSYSVNFLSQDTPLTTAETASVFAEMLVFDFVKDRLSKEELVGVYASKIEDVFATLYRQINFTTFERRIHEHKEELKSEQINEIWLEESKKMFGESVILTQNYELWWSYIPHFIHSPFYCYAYAYAQLLVLALYGLYKSKACENFTSLYIDLLKSGGSKSPKELISSFGFDIEDENFWELGIKEVEKLINEFMELKI
- a CDS encoding 4-(cytidine 5'-diphospho)-2-C-methyl-D-erythritol kinase → MKAYAKANIFLKIVGIDKRGYHLLNSRFILLENFYDELSLTYEKTQDGFEIISDFECEDNIIKKAYHLLCKEGFERELEECFKHLSLKLVKNIPTFAGLGGGSSDAACFLKMMNEELNLKISNSKLMQLGLCLGADVPFFLSGFFSANVSGIGELVKEHEDVIPRLDFSFPNVKCSTKAVYDEFDRGEFDFYENLNLAKNMQKQSSKKILEEGQNAILNDLFAPCVKIYADMKEFLDQGYFLSGSGSSVFKVAQ
- a CDS encoding DNA adenine methylase, whose protein sequence is MRDKQNERRKNDKFKFKGYFLGGGGDEKSLFEKADLSPSFPKPSKKLLKPSLTKLKAPFAWVGGKSFLARQIIALMPAHERYVEVFGGALSVLYQKSKSKQEIINDINDELINLHKVIQTKPLSLMNALQNLLISRKLFEWIKNKQLSPRNDIEKAAFYYYLIAFSFASKGLHFSHTKVRASAIYKDFKPFSKRLKGVFIENKSFEYILKNYDDENTLFYLDPPYVNTEKYYQNTSVFGEHELLAELLKGVRGKFMLSYNDNELIRELYKGFFIKELELRYTLNNKNKGKMSKELLIMNFKP